A genomic stretch from Helianthus annuus cultivar XRQ/B chromosome 1, HanXRQr2.0-SUNRISE, whole genome shotgun sequence includes:
- the LOC110866789 gene encoding remorin 4.1, translating into MFNDQIPSSTHQDQDDDGDDHDHESIREIHALTSPHPPPPPYRHRSDTTSHRSSSLSVASTESENFTTMSREFNALVLAGTRITGSETSEVPNGMNNNTNNGSSSSNLDRIGEDDVTDNNPLAIVQDNNPILSPPRRGDSRVFITADGNPSDTVSVQSVKREEVESKISAWQNAKIAKINNRFKREDAIINGWENEQVQKSSSWMNKIERKLEEKRAHAMEKMQNDIAKARRKAEERRATSEAKRGTKVARVLEVANLMRAIGRAPSKRSFF; encoded by the exons ATGTTTAATGATCAAATTCCTTCTTCTACACatcaagatcaagatgatgatggtgatgatcaTGATCATGAAAGCATAAGAGAAATACATGCTCTAACCTCaccacatccaccaccaccaccctatCGCCACCGTTCGGACACCACCAGCCACCGGTCTTCATCTCTTTCAGTAGCCAGCACCGAAAGCGAAAACTTCACCACCATGAGCCGAGAATTTAACGCGCTAGTTCTAGCTGGAACACGCATAACCGGAAGTGAAACAAGTGAGGTGCCAAATGGTATGAACAACAACACCAACAATGGAAGTTCAAGTAGTAACTTAGACAGAATTGGGGAGGATGATGTGACGGATAATAATCCGTTGGCAATCGTGCAGGATAATAATCCTATCCTGTCACCCCCCAGACGCGGTGACAGTAGGGTTTTCATCACTGCTGATGGAAACCCTAGTGACACTGTGTCAGTCCAATCAGTGAAGAGAGAGGAGGTCGAGTCGAAGATTTCAGCTTGGCAAAACGCTAAGATTGCTAAGATTAATAACCGGTTTAAGCGTGAAGACGCAATCATTAACGGGTGGGAGAATGAACAAGTTCAAAAATCTAGTTCATGGATGAATAAAATAGAG AGGAAATTAGAGGAAAAACGAGCACACGCAATGGAGAAGATGCAAAACGACATAGCAAAGGCTCGTAGGAAAGCAGAAGAAAGGCGAGCCACATCCGAGGCCAAGAGAGGGACCAAAGTCGCTAGGGTCTTGGAAGTGGCTAACTTGATGAGGGCCATTGGTCGAGCTCCTTCGAAGCGATCCTTCTTTTAA